In Xenopus tropicalis strain Nigerian chromosome 5, UCB_Xtro_10.0, whole genome shotgun sequence, one genomic interval encodes:
- the lgals8 gene encoding galectin-8 isoform X2 → MAQTGHQRTILNPVVPYVGTIFGGLEPGQMVVVHGTVPSDADRFQIDFQCGSSIHPRSDVAFHFNPRFKGSGHIVCNTLQNEKWGWEEKTYHLPFTKGQPFEVIFLVFHHKFQVSSNGKNLLVYKHRIGLEKVDTLGISGKVKINSIGFLSQPTILGSQPTSFAVNSIEGNQGRSEKLLTFSVPYTGCLPSALIPGKTVVIKGEVHKYAKRFAIDLKPHGSKDIALHLNPRIKEKVFVRNTYLCESWGEEERHLLDFPFCPEMYFEILIFCELQQFKVAVNGVHQLEYKHRFKDLNKINEVSVNGDVELHDVRIW, encoded by the exons atggcGCAGACAGGACATCAGCGAACAATTCTGAATCCG GTTGTACCTTACGTGGGTACAATTTTTGGTGGCCTGGAACCAGGACAGATGGTTGTAGTACATGGGACTGTTCCTTCTGATGCAGATCG ATTTCAGATAGACTTCCAGTGTGGAAGCAGCATCCATCCTCGTTCTGATGTGGCTTTTCACTTCAACCCTCGCTTTAAAGGGTCCGGACACATTGTATGCAACACcctacaaaatgaaaaatggggATGGGAGGAAAAAACATACCACTTGCCATTTACAAAGGGGCAACCATTTGAAGTTATATTTTTGGTTTTTCACCATAAATTTCAG gTGTCTTCAAATGGAAAAAACTTACTTGTCTATAAACACAGAATCGGTCTAGAAAAAGTTGATACGCTGGGTATATCTGGTAAAGTGAAGATTAATTCAATTGGATTTTTATCTCAACCA ACAATTCTGGGTTCACAGCCAACATCTTTTGCTGTAAACAGCATAGAAGGAAATCAG GGAAGATCAGAAAAGCTGCTGACCTTT tctgTTCCTTATACAGGATGCCTTCCTAGTGCTCTCATCCCTGGGAAGACTgtggtcattaaaggagaagtacacAAGTATGCTAAGAG GTTTGCCATTGATCTGAAGCCCCATGGCTCCAAGGACATTGCATTACATCTGAATCCACGAATAAAAGAAAAGGTGTTTGTCAGGAACACGTATCTGTGTGAAAGCTGGGGGGAAGAGGAGAGACACCTGCTGGACTTCCCGTTTTGCCCGGAAATGTACTTTGAG ATTCTCATCTTCTGCGAGCTACAGCAGTTCAAGGTTGCTGTGAATGGAGTACATCAGCTGGAGTATAAACACAGATTCAAAGATCTAAACAAGATCAATGAGGTTTCTGTGAATGGTGATGTTGAACTACATGATGTTCGCATCTGGTAG
- the lgals8 gene encoding galectin-8 isoform X1 → MQGKMAQTGHQRTILNPVVPYVGTIFGGLEPGQMVVVHGTVPSDADRFQIDFQCGSSIHPRSDVAFHFNPRFKGSGHIVCNTLQNEKWGWEEKTYHLPFTKGQPFEVIFLVFHHKFQVSSNGKNLLVYKHRIGLEKVDTLGISGKVKINSIGFLSQPTILGSQPTSFAVNSIEGNQGRSEKLLTFSVPYTGCLPSALIPGKTVVIKGEVHKYAKRFAIDLKPHGSKDIALHLNPRIKEKVFVRNTYLCESWGEEERHLLDFPFCPEMYFEILIFCELQQFKVAVNGVHQLEYKHRFKDLNKINEVSVNGDVELHDVRIW, encoded by the exons atgcaggggaag atggcGCAGACAGGACATCAGCGAACAATTCTGAATCCG GTTGTACCTTACGTGGGTACAATTTTTGGTGGCCTGGAACCAGGACAGATGGTTGTAGTACATGGGACTGTTCCTTCTGATGCAGATCG ATTTCAGATAGACTTCCAGTGTGGAAGCAGCATCCATCCTCGTTCTGATGTGGCTTTTCACTTCAACCCTCGCTTTAAAGGGTCCGGACACATTGTATGCAACACcctacaaaatgaaaaatggggATGGGAGGAAAAAACATACCACTTGCCATTTACAAAGGGGCAACCATTTGAAGTTATATTTTTGGTTTTTCACCATAAATTTCAG gTGTCTTCAAATGGAAAAAACTTACTTGTCTATAAACACAGAATCGGTCTAGAAAAAGTTGATACGCTGGGTATATCTGGTAAAGTGAAGATTAATTCAATTGGATTTTTATCTCAACCA ACAATTCTGGGTTCACAGCCAACATCTTTTGCTGTAAACAGCATAGAAGGAAATCAG GGAAGATCAGAAAAGCTGCTGACCTTT tctgTTCCTTATACAGGATGCCTTCCTAGTGCTCTCATCCCTGGGAAGACTgtggtcattaaaggagaagtacacAAGTATGCTAAGAG GTTTGCCATTGATCTGAAGCCCCATGGCTCCAAGGACATTGCATTACATCTGAATCCACGAATAAAAGAAAAGGTGTTTGTCAGGAACACGTATCTGTGTGAAAGCTGGGGGGAAGAGGAGAGACACCTGCTGGACTTCCCGTTTTGCCCGGAAATGTACTTTGAG ATTCTCATCTTCTGCGAGCTACAGCAGTTCAAGGTTGCTGTGAATGGAGTACATCAGCTGGAGTATAAACACAGATTCAAAGATCTAAACAAGATCAATGAGGTTTCTGTGAATGGTGATGTTGAACTACATGATGTTCGCATCTGGTAG
- the lgals8 gene encoding galectin-8 (The RefSeq protein has 1 substitution compared to this genomic sequence), which translates to MAQTGHQRTILNPVVPYVGTIFGGLEPGQMVVVHGTVHSDADRFQIDFQCGSSIHPRSDVAFHFNPRFKGSGHIVCNTLQNEKWGWEEKTYHLPFTKGQPFEVIFLVFHHKFQVSSNGKNLLVYKHRIGLEKVDTLGISGKVKINSIGFLSQPTILGSQPTSFAVNSIEGNQGRSEKLLTFSVPYTGCLPSALIPGKTVVIKGEVHKYAKRFAIDLKPHGSKDIALHLNPRIKEKVFVRNTYLCESWGEEERHLLDFPFCPEMYFEILIFCELQQFKVAVNGVHQLEYKHRFKDLNKINEVSVNGDVELHDVRIW; encoded by the exons atggcGCAGACAGGACATCAGCGAACAATTCTGAATCCG GTTGTACCTTACGTGGGTACAATTTTTGGTGGCCTGGAACCAGGACAGATGGTTGTAGTACATGGGACTGTTCCTTCTGATGCAGATCG ATTTCAGATAGACTTCCAGTGTGGAAGCAGCATCCATCCTCGTTCTGATGTGGCTTTTCACTTCAACCCTCGCTTTAAAGGGTCCGGACACATTGTATGCAACACcctacaaaatgaaaaatggggATGGGAGGAAAAAACATACCACTTGCCATTTACAAAGGGGCAACCATTTGAAGTTATATTTTTGGTTTTTCACCATAAATTTCAG gTGTCTTCAAATGGAAAAAACTTACTTGTCTATAAACACAGAATCGGTCTAGAAAAAGTTGATACGCTGGGTATATCTGGTAAAGTGAAGATTAATTCAATTGGATTTTTATCTCAACCA ACAATTCTGGGTTCACAGCCAACATCTTTTGCTGTAAACAGCATAGAAGGAAATCAG GGAAGATCAGAAAAGCTGCTGACCTTT tctgTTCCTTATACAGGATGCCTTCCTAGTGCTCTCATCCCTGGGAAGACTgtggtcattaaaggagaagtacacAAGTATGCTAAGAG GTTTGCCATTGATCTGAAGCCCCATGGCTCCAAGGACATTGCATTACATCTGAATCCACGAATAAAAGAAAAGGTGTTTGTCAGGAACACGTATCTGTGTGAAAGCTGGGGGGAAGAGGAGAGACACCTGCTGGACTTCCCGTTTTGCCCGGAAATGTACTTTGAG ATTCTCATCTTCTGCGAGCTACAGCAGTTCAAGGTTGCTGTGAATGGAGTACATCAGCTGGAGTATAAACACAGATTCAAAGATCTAAACAAGATCAATGAGGTTTCTGTGAATGGTGATGTTGAACTACATGATGTTCGCATCTGGTAG
- the lgals8 gene encoding galectin-8 isoform X3 has protein sequence MQGKMAQTGHQRTILNPVVPYVGTIFGGLEPGQMVVVHGTVPSDADRFQIDFQCGSSIHPRSDVAFHFNPRFKGSGHIVCNTLQNEKWGWEEKTYHLPFTKGQPFEVIFLVFHHKFQVSSNGKNLLVYKHRIGLEKVDTLGISGKVKINSIGFLSQPTILGSQPTSFAVNSIEGNQSVPYTGCLPSALIPGKTVVIKGEVHKYAKRFAIDLKPHGSKDIALHLNPRIKEKVFVRNTYLCESWGEEERHLLDFPFCPEMYFEILIFCELQQFKVAVNGVHQLEYKHRFKDLNKINEVSVNGDVELHDVRIW, from the exons atgcaggggaag atggcGCAGACAGGACATCAGCGAACAATTCTGAATCCG GTTGTACCTTACGTGGGTACAATTTTTGGTGGCCTGGAACCAGGACAGATGGTTGTAGTACATGGGACTGTTCCTTCTGATGCAGATCG ATTTCAGATAGACTTCCAGTGTGGAAGCAGCATCCATCCTCGTTCTGATGTGGCTTTTCACTTCAACCCTCGCTTTAAAGGGTCCGGACACATTGTATGCAACACcctacaaaatgaaaaatggggATGGGAGGAAAAAACATACCACTTGCCATTTACAAAGGGGCAACCATTTGAAGTTATATTTTTGGTTTTTCACCATAAATTTCAG gTGTCTTCAAATGGAAAAAACTTACTTGTCTATAAACACAGAATCGGTCTAGAAAAAGTTGATACGCTGGGTATATCTGGTAAAGTGAAGATTAATTCAATTGGATTTTTATCTCAACCA ACAATTCTGGGTTCACAGCCAACATCTTTTGCTGTAAACAGCATAGAAGGAAATCAG tctgTTCCTTATACAGGATGCCTTCCTAGTGCTCTCATCCCTGGGAAGACTgtggtcattaaaggagaagtacacAAGTATGCTAAGAG GTTTGCCATTGATCTGAAGCCCCATGGCTCCAAGGACATTGCATTACATCTGAATCCACGAATAAAAGAAAAGGTGTTTGTCAGGAACACGTATCTGTGTGAAAGCTGGGGGGAAGAGGAGAGACACCTGCTGGACTTCCCGTTTTGCCCGGAAATGTACTTTGAG ATTCTCATCTTCTGCGAGCTACAGCAGTTCAAGGTTGCTGTGAATGGAGTACATCAGCTGGAGTATAAACACAGATTCAAAGATCTAAACAAGATCAATGAGGTTTCTGTGAATGGTGATGTTGAACTACATGATGTTCGCATCTGGTAG
- the LOC100491826 gene encoding centromere protein H isoform X4, whose product MTSRKKASQREEREGPPCIFTRLRDLSAKCLQTTISYVHEDQEEMHDSITPISSCGQIIDLRNQIKQQLTDMKTDLQIRGLSKDMADGPLNISLTMAFQPLETEMCSMKNKEIAIARSILAVISHTVDICKMIQAVQSFCVLLQSNRILEEKLASVRKSRMEVRLLQQELFKKVKITEERKNKLQEIEMKTQVVGKENMDTVANKVIIIQEIFQRCILSTHTDWSEDPHLTRLLLKMKDSPFQ is encoded by the exons ATGACGTCTAGGAAAAAGGCATCACAAAGAGAGGAAAG GGAGGGTCCTCCTTGCATATTCACAAGGCTTCGTGATTTAAGTGCAAAGTGTTTGCAGACCACCATAAGCTATGTGCATGAAGACCAGGAAGAAATGCATGACTCTATTACACCTATCAGTTCCTGTGGGCAGATAATTGA TTTAAGGAACCAAATCAAGCAGCAATTAACTGATATGAAGACAGATCTGCAAATAA GGGGACTCTCCAAAGACATGGCAGATGGCCCTCTCAATATAAG CCTGACCATGGCCTTCCAGCCCTTAGAAACTGAAATGTGCTCCATGAAAAATAAGGAAATTGCCATTGCACG TTCCATACTGGCAGTGATCAGTCATACAGTTGATATTTGTAAGATGATCCAGGCTGTTCAGTCG TTCTGTGTCTTGCTTCAGAGTAATAGAATATTGGAGGAGAAGCTGGCCAGTGTCCGCAAAAGCAGAATGG AAGTGCGACTCTTGCAACAGGAGCTTttcaaaaaagtgaaaataaccgaagaaaggaaaaataaactgcAAGAGATCGAAATGAAGACCCAGGTTGTAGGAAAGGAAAACATGGACACAGTTGCAAATAAAGTGATCATAATTCAAGAGATTTTTCAG CGGTGCATTCTGAGTACACACACAGACTGGTCAGAGGACCCACATTTAACACGTCTGCTGTTGAAGATGAAGGACTCTCCTTTTCAATGA
- the LOC100491826 gene encoding centromere protein H isoform X1: protein MTSRKKASQREEREGPPCIFTRLRDLSAKCLQTTISYVHEDQEEMHDSITPISSCGQIIDLRNQIKQQLTDMKTDLQIRGLSKDMADGPLNISLTMAFQPLETEMCSMKNKEIAIARMQSFDALLNSLHQDHEQNSSILAVISHTVDICKMIQAVQSFCVLLQSNRILEEKLASVRKSRMEVRLLQQELFKKVKITEERKNKLQEIEMKTQVVGKENMDTVANKVIIIQEIFQRCILSTHTDWSEDPHLTRLLLKMKDSPFQ from the exons ATGACGTCTAGGAAAAAGGCATCACAAAGAGAGGAAAG GGAGGGTCCTCCTTGCATATTCACAAGGCTTCGTGATTTAAGTGCAAAGTGTTTGCAGACCACCATAAGCTATGTGCATGAAGACCAGGAAGAAATGCATGACTCTATTACACCTATCAGTTCCTGTGGGCAGATAATTGA TTTAAGGAACCAAATCAAGCAGCAATTAACTGATATGAAGACAGATCTGCAAATAA GGGGACTCTCCAAAGACATGGCAGATGGCCCTCTCAATATAAG CCTGACCATGGCCTTCCAGCCCTTAGAAACTGAAATGTGCTCCATGAAAAATAAGGAAATTGCCATTGCACG AATGCAATCATTCGATGCTTTATTGAATTCCCTGCACCAGGATCATGAACAAAATAG TTCCATACTGGCAGTGATCAGTCATACAGTTGATATTTGTAAGATGATCCAGGCTGTTCAGTCG TTCTGTGTCTTGCTTCAGAGTAATAGAATATTGGAGGAGAAGCTGGCCAGTGTCCGCAAAAGCAGAATGG AAGTGCGACTCTTGCAACAGGAGCTTttcaaaaaagtgaaaataaccgaagaaaggaaaaataaactgcAAGAGATCGAAATGAAGACCCAGGTTGTAGGAAAGGAAAACATGGACACAGTTGCAAATAAAGTGATCATAATTCAAGAGATTTTTCAG CGGTGCATTCTGAGTACACACACAGACTGGTCAGAGGACCCACATTTAACACGTCTGCTGTTGAAGATGAAGGACTCTCCTTTTCAATGA
- the LOC100491826 gene encoding centromere protein H isoform X5 produces the protein MTSRKKASQREEREGPPCIFTRLRDLSAKCLQTTISYVHEDQEEMHDSITPISSCGQIIDLRNQIKQQLTDMKTDLQIRGLSKDMADGPLNISLTMAFQPLETEMCSMKNKEIAIARSILAVISHTVDICKMIQAVQSSNRILEEKLASVRKSRMEVRLLQQELFKKVKITEERKNKLQEIEMKTQVVGKENMDTVANKVIIIQEIFQRCILSTHTDWSEDPHLTRLLLKMKDSPFQ, from the exons ATGACGTCTAGGAAAAAGGCATCACAAAGAGAGGAAAG GGAGGGTCCTCCTTGCATATTCACAAGGCTTCGTGATTTAAGTGCAAAGTGTTTGCAGACCACCATAAGCTATGTGCATGAAGACCAGGAAGAAATGCATGACTCTATTACACCTATCAGTTCCTGTGGGCAGATAATTGA TTTAAGGAACCAAATCAAGCAGCAATTAACTGATATGAAGACAGATCTGCAAATAA GGGGACTCTCCAAAGACATGGCAGATGGCCCTCTCAATATAAG CCTGACCATGGCCTTCCAGCCCTTAGAAACTGAAATGTGCTCCATGAAAAATAAGGAAATTGCCATTGCACG TTCCATACTGGCAGTGATCAGTCATACAGTTGATATTTGTAAGATGATCCAGGCTGTTCAGTCG AGTAATAGAATATTGGAGGAGAAGCTGGCCAGTGTCCGCAAAAGCAGAATGG AAGTGCGACTCTTGCAACAGGAGCTTttcaaaaaagtgaaaataaccgaagaaaggaaaaataaactgcAAGAGATCGAAATGAAGACCCAGGTTGTAGGAAAGGAAAACATGGACACAGTTGCAAATAAAGTGATCATAATTCAAGAGATTTTTCAG CGGTGCATTCTGAGTACACACACAGACTGGTCAGAGGACCCACATTTAACACGTCTGCTGTTGAAGATGAAGGACTCTCCTTTTCAATGA
- the LOC100491826 gene encoding centromere protein H isoform X3, which produces MTSRKKASQREEREGPPCIFTRLRDLSAKCLQTTISYVHEDQEEMHDSITPISSCGQIIDLRNQIKQQLTDMKTDLQIRGLSKDMADGPLNISLTMAFQPLETEMCSMKNKEIAIARMQSFDALLNSLHQDHEQNSSILAVISHTVDICKMIQAVQSSNRILEEKLASVRKSRMEVRLLQQELFKKVKITEERKNKLQEIEMKTQVVGKENMDTVANKVIIIQEIFQRCILSTHTDWSEDPHLTRLLLKMKDSPFQ; this is translated from the exons ATGACGTCTAGGAAAAAGGCATCACAAAGAGAGGAAAG GGAGGGTCCTCCTTGCATATTCACAAGGCTTCGTGATTTAAGTGCAAAGTGTTTGCAGACCACCATAAGCTATGTGCATGAAGACCAGGAAGAAATGCATGACTCTATTACACCTATCAGTTCCTGTGGGCAGATAATTGA TTTAAGGAACCAAATCAAGCAGCAATTAACTGATATGAAGACAGATCTGCAAATAA GGGGACTCTCCAAAGACATGGCAGATGGCCCTCTCAATATAAG CCTGACCATGGCCTTCCAGCCCTTAGAAACTGAAATGTGCTCCATGAAAAATAAGGAAATTGCCATTGCACG AATGCAATCATTCGATGCTTTATTGAATTCCCTGCACCAGGATCATGAACAAAATAG TTCCATACTGGCAGTGATCAGTCATACAGTTGATATTTGTAAGATGATCCAGGCTGTTCAGTCG AGTAATAGAATATTGGAGGAGAAGCTGGCCAGTGTCCGCAAAAGCAGAATGG AAGTGCGACTCTTGCAACAGGAGCTTttcaaaaaagtgaaaataaccgaagaaaggaaaaataaactgcAAGAGATCGAAATGAAGACCCAGGTTGTAGGAAAGGAAAACATGGACACAGTTGCAAATAAAGTGATCATAATTCAAGAGATTTTTCAG CGGTGCATTCTGAGTACACACACAGACTGGTCAGAGGACCCACATTTAACACGTCTGCTGTTGAAGATGAAGGACTCTCCTTTTCAATGA
- the LOC100491826 gene encoding centromere protein H isoform X2, which produces MSTRTHPYYGEGPPCIFTRLRDLSAKCLQTTISYVHEDQEEMHDSITPISSCGQIIDLRNQIKQQLTDMKTDLQIRGLSKDMADGPLNISLTMAFQPLETEMCSMKNKEIAIARMQSFDALLNSLHQDHEQNSSILAVISHTVDICKMIQAVQSFCVLLQSNRILEEKLASVRKSRMEVRLLQQELFKKVKITEERKNKLQEIEMKTQVVGKENMDTVANKVIIIQEIFQRCILSTHTDWSEDPHLTRLLLKMKDSPFQ; this is translated from the exons atgagcacccggacccatccTTACTACGG GGAGGGTCCTCCTTGCATATTCACAAGGCTTCGTGATTTAAGTGCAAAGTGTTTGCAGACCACCATAAGCTATGTGCATGAAGACCAGGAAGAAATGCATGACTCTATTACACCTATCAGTTCCTGTGGGCAGATAATTGA TTTAAGGAACCAAATCAAGCAGCAATTAACTGATATGAAGACAGATCTGCAAATAA GGGGACTCTCCAAAGACATGGCAGATGGCCCTCTCAATATAAG CCTGACCATGGCCTTCCAGCCCTTAGAAACTGAAATGTGCTCCATGAAAAATAAGGAAATTGCCATTGCACG AATGCAATCATTCGATGCTTTATTGAATTCCCTGCACCAGGATCATGAACAAAATAG TTCCATACTGGCAGTGATCAGTCATACAGTTGATATTTGTAAGATGATCCAGGCTGTTCAGTCG TTCTGTGTCTTGCTTCAGAGTAATAGAATATTGGAGGAGAAGCTGGCCAGTGTCCGCAAAAGCAGAATGG AAGTGCGACTCTTGCAACAGGAGCTTttcaaaaaagtgaaaataaccgaagaaaggaaaaataaactgcAAGAGATCGAAATGAAGACCCAGGTTGTAGGAAAGGAAAACATGGACACAGTTGCAAATAAAGTGATCATAATTCAAGAGATTTTTCAG CGGTGCATTCTGAGTACACACACAGACTGGTCAGAGGACCCACATTTAACACGTCTGCTGTTGAAGATGAAGGACTCTCCTTTTCAATGA
- the LOC100491826 gene encoding centromere protein H isoform X6: MHDSITPISSCGQIIDLRNQIKQQLTDMKTDLQIRGLSKDMADGPLNISLTMAFQPLETEMCSMKNKEIAIARMQSFDALLNSLHQDHEQNSSILAVISHTVDICKMIQAVQSSNRILEEKLASVRKSRMEVRLLQQELFKKVKITEERKNKLQEIEMKTQVVGKENMDTVANKVIIIQEIFQRCILSTHTDWSEDPHLTRLLLKMKDSPFQ; the protein is encoded by the exons ATGCATGACTCTATTACACCTATCAGTTCCTGTGGGCAGATAATTGA TTTAAGGAACCAAATCAAGCAGCAATTAACTGATATGAAGACAGATCTGCAAATAA GGGGACTCTCCAAAGACATGGCAGATGGCCCTCTCAATATAAG CCTGACCATGGCCTTCCAGCCCTTAGAAACTGAAATGTGCTCCATGAAAAATAAGGAAATTGCCATTGCACG AATGCAATCATTCGATGCTTTATTGAATTCCCTGCACCAGGATCATGAACAAAATAG TTCCATACTGGCAGTGATCAGTCATACAGTTGATATTTGTAAGATGATCCAGGCTGTTCAGTCG AGTAATAGAATATTGGAGGAGAAGCTGGCCAGTGTCCGCAAAAGCAGAATGG AAGTGCGACTCTTGCAACAGGAGCTTttcaaaaaagtgaaaataaccgaagaaaggaaaaataaactgcAAGAGATCGAAATGAAGACCCAGGTTGTAGGAAAGGAAAACATGGACACAGTTGCAAATAAAGTGATCATAATTCAAGAGATTTTTCAG CGGTGCATTCTGAGTACACACACAGACTGGTCAGAGGACCCACATTTAACACGTCTGCTGTTGAAGATGAAGGACTCTCCTTTTCAATGA